The nucleotide window ACCCGCTCCCGTTGCCCCTCGATCACTTTGACGTGAACACGCAACGTGTCACCGGGGCGAAATTCCGGGATGTCTTGCCGTTTTTGGCTTTCAGTCACTTTTTGAATCAACGGATGCATCGTTTTCACTCCTTTCCTTTCCCACTTCTAAACCCGTATCTCAAGTGATCCCGATTTGCCGCACGAAAAAGGAAAACACGGGAAATATTGTACCACAATGGGGATCAGTTGCACAAACCTACGGCTTACTCACCGGAATCTTCCTCCAGTTTTCGCAGAAACGCCCGGTCTTCCTCGGTCAGCCGGGCGGTCCGGAGTAGATCCGGTCTGCGCTCCCAGGTACGTCTGAGCGCTTCCTGCCGGCGCCAACGTTCGATATTTTGGTGATGTCCAGACAGCAGCACGTCCGGAACTTTCCACCCGCGAAATTCTGCGGGGCGAGTGTACTGAGGATACTCGAGCAATCCAGTGGAGAACGAATCATCTTTGGATGACGATTCGTTGCCCAAAACACCCGGTAACAGCCGGATCACGCTGTCCATTACCACCATGGCCGGCAGCTCGCCGCCGGTTAGTACGAAATCGCCGATCGAGATTTCATCCGTCGCCAAGTGTTGGCGAATGCGCTCGTCGTAGCCTTCGTAATGGCCGCAGATCAAGATCAGACGACGGTGCTCAGCCAACTCCTCCGCCTTTTTCTGGGTGAAACGGTCCCCCTGCGGTGTCATCAGGATAATCGGCGGGCGCTTGGGTTCGTCCTGCAACAGGTGTTCCACCGCACGAAACAAGGGTTCCGGTTTCAGCACCATCCCGCCACCGCCGCCATACGGCGTATCATCAACGGTGCGGTGTTTGTCCGTGCTGAATTCGCGGAAATCCACAACCGAAGTGGATACGATCCCTTTTTCATGGGCTTTTTTGACGATACTCGACGAAAGAAATCCGGTAAACATCTCCGGAAACAAGGTCAGTACGTCGAAATGCATACGAACCACGTCACGCCAGTCCTTCCATCCACTGAATCACCACTTGTTTTGATTCGGGGTCC belongs to Polycladomyces subterraneus and includes:
- the trmD gene encoding tRNA (guanosine(37)-N1)-methyltransferase TrmD, with translation MHFDVLTLFPEMFTGFLSSSIVKKAHEKGIVSTSVVDFREFSTDKHRTVDDTPYGGGGGMVLKPEPLFRAVEHLLQDEPKRPPIILMTPQGDRFTQKKAEELAEHRRLILICGHYEGYDERIRQHLATDEISIGDFVLTGGELPAMVVMDSVIRLLPGVLGNESSSKDDSFSTGLLEYPQYTRPAEFRGWKVPDVLLSGHHQNIERWRRQEALRRTWERRPDLLRTARLTEEDRAFLRKLEEDSGE